ATAAAAAGAAAGATGCACAGGCTGTTCTTGATTCTGTAAAAGCAGGAGAGCTTGAATTTGATACTGCTGTAACAGAAAAGTCTCAGAAATATTATACGAATGATTCTGGTGAGCTTTCAGGATCTTACGGATACCAGATCGACGGAATGTTTGATGATGTTTCTTCAGCAGAAACTGTAAAGGCTCTTGCTGCAGACGGTATTTCTGAAGTTCTTCCTACAAAACTTGGCTTTACTTTCTTTAAGTGTACTGGAACTCCGGTAGAGGCATCCGTAAAAAATGAAGAGGTTGTTAAAACTGTAAAAGATTATGTAAAGTCTAACGAAGCAAGCCTTATCGAGAAGTATTATCTTGGAAAGGCAGATGAATTTGTTTCAGAAGCTTCAGTTCATGGATTTGATGCTGCATGCAAAAAATTCAATATCGAAAAGACAGAAATACCTGCTTTTGCCGTAAACTATGGTTCAAGCAGTCTTATTAATTCAACAGCATCAACAGCTCCCCTCAGCACTATAGGCAATGACAGGGAACTTCTTGAGAAAGTTTTCGGTCTTAAAGTTAAGGAAGTCAGCACTCCGTTTGTATCAGGTTCAAATGTTATCGTTGCAATCTGCACCGGTATCCAGAATGATGAAGCTGATACTGTAGGACTTGATAAAAAGGCAGCAAATGCTGATGAGTCATCTGCAGCTTTTGTAATCACCAATGATTATTATGATAAGGATACTTTTGAAGCTGCTTATGCAAAAGTATTTGTTCGTGACTAACAGGATTTTGATTGACTGATTCTGATAAAGAAAGGCCCCGTCTGGTTGAGTCCGGGCAGGGCCTTCGTTTTTTAAATATTGAATATAAAAACCGTTTTCTCTATTCAAAATATGATCCCTTCAGGAGTATAAGGGGAGTAATTGAATCTCTTTCCCTTTTGGAAGGAACTCTTGTGGTTATATGCTCACCCGGACTGTTTTACGGTATTGATGAATTAAAAAGAAAACTTCCTGAAAATACATTTCTTATTGCCGTTGAAGCAGACGATGAACTTGCTCAAATTTCTGAAAATTGTGAGATCCGCAAGGATAATTCCGAAATTCCTTTGTTCAGATGGAGTCAGCTGGAACTTCTTGACGAATATGTCCGTAAACTCTGCCGCAGTGGAAAATGCAGGAGGGCTGTTCGTATTGATTTTTGTGCAGGCAGTGCATTTAGTCCGGATAAGTATTCCGTTATCATGGCCGGACTTACAGATATAATTGGAGGTTTCTGGAAAAACCGTATTACTCTTGTAAGAATGGGAAGAATGTTTTCCAGAAATGTATTCCGCAATATAGGACTCAGACGGAGAAGTCCGGTACTTGATGATGTTTCTGCATGCGTTAAAAAAGATATTCTTGTAGTCGGGGCAGGGGAAAGTCTTGATTCATTCATGTTCTGGGATGAAGTAAAAGCCGGCAGTTTTTTTGTAATTGCAGTTGATGCCGCCCTGATACCTTTAAAAGAGAGGGGAATAGAATGTGATGCCGTTGTTTCCCTTGAAAGTCAGAGCGTGATAGACAGTTTTTATGTAGGCGTAAAAAAATCAGAAAAGACGGTTCTGTTTGCAGATTTATGTTCAAGAAATGAAGTCTGCATGAAGTTCAAGAAACGGGTGTTTTTTTTAAGTGAATACTCTCCCGGTCCATTCATTGATTCCATTAAGGAAAAGAATGTTGCAGGGGTGACAGTGCCGCCTTTAGGTTCAGTAGGACTTGCTGCAGTTTATATTGCACTCAGGCTTCGCAAAGATGAGGGCGTTAATGTTTTTACAGTAGGGCTGGATTTTTCCTTTTCCGTTGGGGCTACTCATTCAAAAAATGCTCCTGCTCATATACAGCGTTTGTTCTGTACAGACAGAAAAAGAAGCGTTGAGAATTATGATGCAGTTTTTTCGGGTGCAGGATATTTTACCAGTGATAAAAATAATAACCCCGTCTGTACGACAAAGATTCTTTCCATGTATGCGGCGCAGTTTAAAAATGAGTTTTCAGGTGCCGCTAATCTTTATGATGCAGGTAAATCCGGTCTTGATCTGGGACTGCAAAGGGCAGATGATGACTTTATCCGGACCCGGTTGAATTATCTTCGAAGTGACTGTTCAGATGAGTCATGCATTCCGGATGAAGTTTTCAGGACGGATTTTCCTCTGGCTGTTGAGTTTCTGAATGATGAACTTGAAGACCTTGAAACTGCAGCTTCTCTTCTGTCTGAGGGGGAAGAGTCTGTTTTCAGGGACAGTTCCCTGGCTCTGGAGAAACAGATACGAAATCTCCTTGAAAAAAAGGACTATCTTTATCTTCATTTTCCTGACGGTTTTGAATTCAATTCAGGAATTCAGTTTTTGAAGCGGCTGAAGGCTGAAATTCTGTTCTTTATCAAGCAGTGTAAGATTTCTATACAAAATTCAGTATAAATGCTATAATGTAAAAAAGGTCAGCTGTTTATCAGCTGCTGGAGGAAAACTTTGAATTTTAAGAAATTTGTTTCTGCTGCTGTTTTTTTGTCCGGAGCATTTGCTTTTGCTCAGGATTCAGGTTTTAGTGCCGCAGACAGTATTGCTTCTAAAATGGTTTCTGTCGAAGGCGGGACTTTCAAGATGGGAAGTCTGGAAAATGAAAAGAACGAATCTCCTGTACATGATGTAAAGGTTAATTCTTTTTTAATGTGTGCAACTGAAGTTACTCAGGAAGAATATGAAGCCGTAATGGGATACAATTATTCAGCCAATAAGGGAGGAACGCTTCCTGTAGAAGAAGTAAGCTGGTACGATGCAGTTATTTTCTGCAATAAACTTAGCGAAATGTCCGGATTTGAGCCTGTTTATTCTTTAGGCGGTTCAAAAAACACTGATGAATGGGGTGAAATTCCGCGCATGGATGCTTCAGAAGAAGTAAAGGCAATCTGGTCTTCCGTAGAAGCTGATATTAATGCAGACGGATACCGTCTTCCTACAGAAGCAGAATGGGAATATGCTGCTAAGGGCGGAAATACTCCGGAAAATTCCGTTTATTCCGGCAGTCCGATTATTACTGTATGTGCATGGAGTAAGGTAAATTCTGCAGACGGAATTACAAAAGAAGTCGGCCTTAAACGTGCAAATGTTCTCGGCCTTTTTGACATGAGCGGAAATGTCTGGGAATGGTGCTATGACTGGTATGGCAATTACCGTTATGCTGCAAATGACAATCCGTTGGGAGAAAGTGATTCAACTGTAACGGGAAAAAAGATTCGCCGCGGTGGTTCTGTAAAAAGCGATGCTGTATTCTGCCGCAATGAAAACCGCGCAAGTTCAGTTCCTGTTTTAAGGGGTGTTGATCTTGGATTCCGTGTTGTACGTTCTGCTCCTGCTGCAGCTGTGCCTGAAGCTGAAACTTCTGATTCCGTTGTGTCTGACACTGACGATGTTTCTGATGGAATAATCGAAGATGTTTTTGTAGACGACGGATTTTCAAAATAACGGACAGTTACTTTGTCAGCTTATACTATAATAGTTCCGGACTCTACTGTTCTTCAGCGGGTGTGCGGAACTAATGATAGCAATTTAAAACTCATTGAATCTTATCTTGGTGAACCTTTATTTGCCTGCGGAAATGAACTGTCAATTGACGGTAGAAATCCTGAAAATGAACAGAAGTTTAATTTTATAATAAACCGCATTCTGGATGAAATTGCAGACGGTTCCTCAGAACTCTCTGACTGTGAACTGGTAGAATCAGTTTTAAATACGGTTCCCTGTTCCATTCAGCGCAGCTGCGAAAAAGAGCATGAACTTTTTGTCCGTAATTCAATTACCGTAAGCGGCGGTCTCAGACGGGTTTATCCTAAAACAAAAGGACAGTCAGATTTTATTCAGCTTATGAGAAGCTGTGACATGGTTTTTGCTACCGGTCCTGCAGGGTCCGGAAAAACTTTTCTTGCTGTTGCGGAAGCGTTAAGGCTTTTGCTCAGTCATCAGGTTAATACCATAATACTTACCCGTCCTGTGGTAGAAGCAGGAGAAAGTTTAGGTTATCTTCCCGGAGCTCTTGAAGATAAAATTAATCCTTATATCCGTCCGCTGTTTGATGCAATGAATACTATTTTGCCGAGAGAGACTGTCAAGAAACTTTGTGAAAGTTCAGCAATAGAGATAGCGCCTCTTGCCTATATGAGGGGACGTACTCTCAATGACTGTGCCGTGATTCTGGATGAAGCTCAGAATACTACACCGGAACAGATGAAAATGTTTCTTACCCGTCTTGGTGAAAATTCAAAGATGTTTATAACGGGAGACATAACTCAGGTGGATCTTCCTAAAAGAGTTCCTTCAGGACTTATTCATGCCCTGAAAATACTTGATGGTATTCCGGGAATTGCAATAAAAAAACTTACTGCTGAAGATGTGGTAAGAAACGAACTTGTCAGGAAAATTATTGGGGCTTATGAAAATGAAGAAAGACAGAACTGATGAAACGACAGATAGTTTGAAAAAAACTTTTTTTTCTGTATTGAAATATCTGTCACTGAACTATAAAAAAATATTACTCATTATTGTCACGCTTTTTGCAGCTTTGGTCTTTGCTTTTATAAAGACTGCTTCTTCAAATACGCTCAGTTCCTATAACATTGATGAAATTGAAGTGAACTGGGTTCCGGATAAAACTATTGTTGCCACAAAAACGCTTCCTGCAACGGCAGCTGACAGTACGACAGTAGAAAAAGGTGAAGTGATTGCAAAAAAACAGATACCTATTGATGAGACTCAGTACAGAAAACTTAAGAAAATGGCAGAGACTGCATCTTATGTTGATTACAGGGCATTTGCAAATTCAGCTCTGTTTCATGTGATTCTTGTAGTTCTGGTTTTCTTTTTTTCCAGCCGGGTATTCTTTCCGACGGGAATTGAGTTTAAAGAACTGATTACTGAATGTATATTCTATGTAGCAATATTCTGTTCGGCGGTAATGGCAAATAAAAGTATTGAGTTTTCATCTCCGTACACTACCTGCATGTGGATTCCTGCTGTGTTCTGCGTGTTTATTGTTGCCATACTTTTCGGTCAGCTGAATGCGGTCTTTTTTTCCATAATAGTTTCTTTTTCCGTTCTTAATGCATGTGCCTACGAACTTGAGCCTTTTGTGTTTACCCTGGCAACGACTTTAACAGCCAGCCGCATCGTTCATAAAATTGAAAAGCGTACGGATATGGTTGCAGCTGCCATAGTACAGGCTGTCCTTAATGTTGTATTTCTTTTGATTGTAAAAATAATTTTCAACGCTTCCATTGCTGAAAAATGGATTTCAATTTTTGGTGTCGCTTTGAACGGATTCCTTTCAGGAATTCTTTGTCTCGGAATGCTTACGCCGCTGGAAGTGATTCTTAATACAGCTTCACCATTCAGGCTTATGGAACTTAGTGACCTGAATAATGCCACAATGAAAAAAATGCTTGTTACTGCAGGGGGAACATATAATCATTCCATGATGGTTGCTTCTCTTGCTGAATCAGCCTGCCGGGAAATAGGGGCAAATTCTCTTCTTGCCAGAGTCGGTGCTTATTATCATGACATCGGTAAGATAGAAAATCCTGAATACTTTGTAGAAAACCAGACGGGAATTGATAATGTGCATGATTCGATAAATCCGTCCCTTTCCGTGACTGTAATCAGAAGTCATGTAAAGCGGGGAGTAGAAAAGGCATACGCCCTGAGGCTTCCCGGACCGGTAATTAATATTATCAGTGAACATCACGGTAATCAGGTGCTTTCTTATTTTTATAATGAAGCAAAGAAAATTGATCCGGATGTAAATCCTGATGACTATTCATACTCTGGAACTCCTCCGTCAACGAGAGAGAGTGCTGTTGTAATGCTGGCTGATACAGTTGAAGCTGCATGCAGAACTTTGGAAAAGAAATCTGTTCCTGCTCTGGATAAATTCATTACGACGCTTATAAACGGTAAAATTGAACACGGGCAGCTTAATAACTGCGGACTTACATTTAAGGATATTAGTATAATACACGATTCTTTTGTTCAGATTC
Above is a window of Treponema rectale DNA encoding:
- a CDS encoding SurA N-terminal domain-containing protein: MSEEKRKINIGAVVILIISAVVFIPFGGSAVFDAFFSAGNTSFGKINGEKIKYEPGSDFYNAVANTTNLYKETYKVDASNPFYTKMIVRQAYFETLRSRVYSSAVEKSGYEVPEAAVDASLVKYFSPDGTFLKAAYEQTTEGEIKTLRENYEKQLVFRRYADDMFGSADGLYGVKTSSKELDFIASLSSEKHSFETAAFDTSVCPDEVASSYLADNGAKFTKYSLLAVTMDKKKDAQAVLDSVKAGELEFDTAVTEKSQKYYTNDSGELSGSYGYQIDGMFDDVSSAETVKALAADGISEVLPTKLGFTFFKCTGTPVEASVKNEEVVKTVKDYVKSNEASLIEKYYLGKADEFVSEASVHGFDAACKKFNIEKTEIPAFAVNYGSSSLINSTASTAPLSTIGNDRELLEKVFGLKVKEVSTPFVSGSNVIVAICTGIQNDEADTVGLDKKAANADESSAAFVITNDYYDKDTFEAAYAKVFVRD
- a CDS encoding 6-hydroxymethylpterin diphosphokinase MptE-like protein is translated as MTDSDKERPRLVESGQGLRFLNIEYKNRFLYSKYDPFRSIRGVIESLSLLEGTLVVICSPGLFYGIDELKRKLPENTFLIAVEADDELAQISENCEIRKDNSEIPLFRWSQLELLDEYVRKLCRSGKCRRAVRIDFCAGSAFSPDKYSVIMAGLTDIIGGFWKNRITLVRMGRMFSRNVFRNIGLRRRSPVLDDVSACVKKDILVVGAGESLDSFMFWDEVKAGSFFVIAVDAALIPLKERGIECDAVVSLESQSVIDSFYVGVKKSEKTVLFADLCSRNEVCMKFKKRVFFLSEYSPGPFIDSIKEKNVAGVTVPPLGSVGLAAVYIALRLRKDEGVNVFTVGLDFSFSVGATHSKNAPAHIQRLFCTDRKRSVENYDAVFSGAGYFTSDKNNNPVCTTKILSMYAAQFKNEFSGAANLYDAGKSGLDLGLQRADDDFIRTRLNYLRSDCSDESCIPDEVFRTDFPLAVEFLNDELEDLETAASLLSEGEESVFRDSSLALEKQIRNLLEKKDYLYLHFPDGFEFNSGIQFLKRLKAEILFFIKQCKISIQNSV
- a CDS encoding formylglycine-generating enzyme family protein gives rise to the protein MNFKKFVSAAVFLSGAFAFAQDSGFSAADSIASKMVSVEGGTFKMGSLENEKNESPVHDVKVNSFLMCATEVTQEEYEAVMGYNYSANKGGTLPVEEVSWYDAVIFCNKLSEMSGFEPVYSLGGSKNTDEWGEIPRMDASEEVKAIWSSVEADINADGYRLPTEAEWEYAAKGGNTPENSVYSGSPIITVCAWSKVNSADGITKEVGLKRANVLGLFDMSGNVWEWCYDWYGNYRYAANDNPLGESDSTVTGKKIRRGGSVKSDAVFCRNENRASSVPVLRGVDLGFRVVRSAPAAAVPEAETSDSVVSDTDDVSDGIIEDVFVDDGFSK
- a CDS encoding PhoH family protein, with the protein product MSAYTIIVPDSTVLQRVCGTNDSNLKLIESYLGEPLFACGNELSIDGRNPENEQKFNFIINRILDEIADGSSELSDCELVESVLNTVPCSIQRSCEKEHELFVRNSITVSGGLRRVYPKTKGQSDFIQLMRSCDMVFATGPAGSGKTFLAVAEALRLLLSHQVNTIILTRPVVEAGESLGYLPGALEDKINPYIRPLFDAMNTILPRETVKKLCESSAIEIAPLAYMRGRTLNDCAVILDEAQNTTPEQMKMFLTRLGENSKMFITGDITQVDLPKRVPSGLIHALKILDGIPGIAIKKLTAEDVVRNELVRKIIGAYENEERQN
- a CDS encoding HDIG domain-containing metalloprotein: MKKDRTDETTDSLKKTFFSVLKYLSLNYKKILLIIVTLFAALVFAFIKTASSNTLSSYNIDEIEVNWVPDKTIVATKTLPATAADSTTVEKGEVIAKKQIPIDETQYRKLKKMAETASYVDYRAFANSALFHVILVVLVFFFSSRVFFPTGIEFKELITECIFYVAIFCSAVMANKSIEFSSPYTTCMWIPAVFCVFIVAILFGQLNAVFFSIIVSFSVLNACAYELEPFVFTLATTLTASRIVHKIEKRTDMVAAAIVQAVLNVVFLLIVKIIFNASIAEKWISIFGVALNGFLSGILCLGMLTPLEVILNTASPFRLMELSDLNNATMKKMLVTAGGTYNHSMMVASLAESACREIGANSLLARVGAYYHDIGKIENPEYFVENQTGIDNVHDSINPSLSVTVIRSHVKRGVEKAYALRLPGPVINIISEHHGNQVLSYFYNEAKKIDPDVNPDDYSYSGTPPSTRESAVVMLADTVEAACRTLEKKSVPALDKFITTLINGKIEHGQLNNCGLTFKDISIIHDSFVQILTGYYHSRIEYPEQKESAEKEQKIPETADSLKENEKTEAKVETKSESRSEAKSEGKSDLKSETKTELKAPSKKEPKSESKTEETRTRKTKGKTNGK